In Arthrobacter sp. B3I9, the following are encoded in one genomic region:
- the groL gene encoding chaperonin GroEL (60 kDa chaperone family; promotes refolding of misfolded polypeptides especially under stressful conditions; forms two stacked rings of heptamers to form a barrel-shaped 14mer; ends can be capped by GroES; misfolded proteins enter the barrel where they are refolded when GroES binds), with product MAKIIAFDEEARRGLERGLNILADAVKVTLGPRGRNVVLEKKWGAPTITNDGVSIAKEIELDDPYEKIGAELVKEVAKKTDDVAGDGTTTATVLAQALVKEGLRNVAAGADPLSLKRGIEKAVEAVTRELLASAKEIETKEEIAATASISAGDNEIGALIAEALDKVGKEGVITVEESNTFGLELELTEGMRFDKGYISAYFVTDAERQETVLEDPYILIVNSKISSVKELVAVLEKVMQSNKPLLIIAEDIEGEALATLIVNKIRGTFKSVAVKAPGFGDRRKAQLADIAILSGGQVISEEVGLKLETAGLELLGRARKVVVTKDETTIVEGAGDADQIAGRVSQIRAEIENSDSDYDREKLQERLAKLAGGVAVIKAGAATEVELKERKHRIEDAVRNAKAAVEEGIVAGGGVALIQAGAKAFANLQLDGDEATGANIVRVAIDAPLKQIAFNAGLEPGVVVDKVRGLPAGHGLNAASGEYVDLLAAGINDPVKVTRSALQNAASIAGLFLTTEAVVADKPEKNAPAMGGGDDMGGMGGMGGF from the coding sequence CGTCCTCGAAAAGAAGTGGGGCGCCCCCACGATCACCAACGATGGTGTTTCCATCGCCAAGGAGATCGAGCTGGACGATCCTTACGAGAAGATCGGCGCCGAGCTGGTCAAGGAAGTTGCCAAGAAGACGGACGACGTCGCCGGCGACGGAACCACCACCGCCACCGTGCTGGCACAGGCCCTGGTCAAGGAAGGCCTGCGCAACGTCGCTGCCGGAGCTGACCCGCTGTCCCTCAAGCGCGGCATCGAGAAGGCTGTCGAAGCCGTCACCCGCGAACTCCTGGCTTCCGCCAAGGAAATCGAGACGAAGGAAGAGATTGCCGCCACCGCGTCCATCTCCGCCGGTGACAATGAGATTGGCGCCCTGATTGCCGAAGCCCTCGACAAGGTGGGCAAGGAAGGCGTCATCACGGTCGAGGAGTCCAACACCTTCGGCCTGGAACTCGAGCTCACCGAGGGCATGCGCTTCGACAAGGGCTACATCTCCGCTTACTTCGTCACCGACGCTGAGCGCCAGGAGACGGTCCTTGAGGACCCGTACATCCTGATCGTCAACTCCAAGATCTCCAGCGTCAAGGAACTGGTTGCTGTCCTCGAAAAGGTCATGCAGTCCAACAAGCCGCTGCTGATCATTGCCGAAGACATCGAGGGCGAAGCCCTTGCCACACTGATCGTGAACAAGATCCGTGGCACGTTCAAGTCCGTAGCCGTCAAGGCTCCCGGCTTCGGCGACCGCCGCAAGGCACAGCTCGCGGACATCGCCATCCTCAGCGGTGGCCAGGTCATCTCCGAGGAAGTCGGCCTCAAGCTCGAGACCGCCGGCCTCGAACTCCTGGGCCGCGCCCGCAAGGTCGTTGTCACTAAGGATGAGACCACCATCGTCGAGGGTGCAGGCGACGCCGACCAGATCGCTGGCCGCGTTTCCCAGATCCGTGCCGAGATCGAGAACTCCGATTCCGACTACGACCGCGAGAAGCTGCAGGAACGCCTGGCCAAGCTGGCCGGTGGCGTTGCAGTCATCAAGGCCGGTGCCGCAACCGAAGTCGAGCTCAAGGAACGCAAGCACCGCATTGAGGACGCAGTCCGCAACGCCAAGGCTGCTGTTGAAGAGGGCATCGTCGCCGGCGGTGGCGTTGCCCTGATCCAGGCCGGTGCCAAGGCATTCGCCAACCTGCAGCTCGACGGCGACGAAGCAACCGGTGCGAACATCGTCCGTGTTGCCATCGACGCCCCGCTGAAGCAGATCGCCTTCAACGCCGGCCTCGAGCCGGGCGTTGTGGTCGACAAGGTCCGCGGCCTGCCCGCAGGCCACGGCCTGAACGCAGCATCCGGCGAATACGTCGACCTGCTGGCTGCCGGCATCAACGACCCGGTCAAGGTGACCCGCTCTGCGCTGCAGAACGCGGCTTCCATTGCCGGCCTGTTCCTCACCACCGAGGCCGTTGTGGCCGACAAGCCGGAGAAGAACGCTCCGGCCATGGGCGGCGGCGACGACATGGGCGGCATGGGCGGCATGGGCGGCTTCTAA